A window of Amyelois transitella isolate CPQ chromosome 30, ilAmyTran1.1, whole genome shotgun sequence contains these coding sequences:
- the LOC132903807 gene encoding leucine-rich repeat-containing protein 34-like — translation MISPRWRQKKCICNKELLLKQITDTPKNLRCTEINQIRLNLFTERNSDGTGYLVLRGKDLHDRYKRRINDGDIRAICLYIRESPKIITKLDLCYNKITDLGFYKILKKLLIKGRSSVINLNIMKNELTEKSLLYLSKYAKLIKLKYLRLNGNDFGPNGPEYFASFLRDSKSLEYCDIAETDITLTGVAHLITALRIDHGANTTLKVLDFSRIVPLFNRYSYETKWLAYHIEYLLERNSTIIELHLQKNEFLPHDVEYIARGLRRNNTLLYLDLGYNKIGDYGIELLGKYLAEKPSLILLNVAGNSINNTGARALSFGMAFSKLRALDISNNRLTDRGVLDILNTLKKPYFLRFLNIWGNKFGHVTCEVMQRMLESGALFQHTIDVSIYEVDDVLHAAYYPNPADRNKHLYYCELDYGYALPICHIKRNVLDDRKKVKVDCKQRHRLNKTNKYDF, via the coding sequence atGATATCGCCACGTTGGCGGCAAAAGAAATGCATTTGCAACAAAGAATTACTCTTAAAACAGATCACGGATACACCAAAGAATCTGAGGTGCACCGAAATCAATCAAATCAGACTTAACCTATTTACCGAAAGGAATTCTGATGGAACTGGATACCTTGTGCTCAGAGGCAAAGATTTACACGAcagatataaaagaagaattaacgACGGTGATATCAGAGCCATATGTCTTTATATCAGGGAATCTCCAAAGATTATAACGAAATTAGATTTGTGTTACAACAAAATAACAGATCTGGGATTCTATAAGATCTTAAAGAAGTTATTGATAAAGGGACGGTCTAGCGTCatcaatttgaatataatgAAGAACGAATTGACCGAGAAATCATTGCTTTATCTATCCAAATACgctaaattaataaagcttAAATATTTGAGGTTGAATGGTAATGATTTCGGCCCAAATGGACCAGAATATTTTGCTAGTTTTCTCAGAGATTCTAAAAGTCTTGAGTATTGTGATATAGCTGAGACAGACATAACGCTTACTGGTGTAGCTCATTTGATAACAGCATTGAGAATAGATCACGGAGCTAATACTACTTTGAAAGTGCTAGATTTTAGTAGGATCGTGCCACTTTTCAACCGATACTCGTACGAAACCAAATGGCTCGCGTATCACATAGAATATTTACTTGAAAGAAACTCAACTATCATTGAGTTACATTTGCAGAAGAATGAATTTCTGCCTCACGATGTGGAATATATTGCTAGAGGTCTGAGAAGGAATAATACGTTACTTTATCTTGATCttggttataataaaattggtgATTACGGAATTGAATTACTAGGTAAATATCTAGCTGAGAAACCTTCGTTGATACTTCTGAATGTTGCTGGGAACAGTATAAATAACACCGGAGCTAGAGCCTTGAGTTTCGGCATGGCGTTTTCCAAATTGAGAGCATTGGACATTTCTAATAACAGGTTGACAGATCGTGGAGTCTTAGATATACTGAATACACTAAAAAAGCCGTACTTCTTGAGATTTCTGAACATATGGGGCAACAAATTTGGTCATGTAACTTGTGAGGTGATGCAGAGGATGTTGGAAAGTGGAGCGCTGTTTCAGCATACGATCGATGTCTCTATATACGAAGTTGATGATGTTTTACATGCCGCTTATTATCCAAATCCAGCGGATAGGAATAAACATCTATATTATTGTGAACTAGATTATGGATACGCATTACCCATATGCCATATCAAGAGGAATGTTTTAGATGACAGGAAGAAAGTCAAAGTGGACTGCAAGCAAAGGCATAGACTAAACAAAACTAACAAATAcgatttttga
- the LOC106131004 gene encoding uncharacterized protein LOC106131004, whose translation MVYTRPSSVPYPTAWRSFTVHRGSSTSQLRVQDLTEEFEEPAVHLLKTYFTRDEPPCKCIGINNHPRALAELEKLWRTTIKDRVSLVCLTDDDQLVGVNVLTVASKDDKEEPFQTDDEVWAQLFGAVDLVTKSVDVFSKYGVDKYLTAYGLVVDPKWRGCKIGKEILEARIPLCKALGIKVTATVFTAAASQAVAKKAGFEDLFEISYEDLAKKGFVFPGVEKETKSSKLMALVIE comes from the exons ATGGTGTATACCCGACCATCATCCGTACCTTACCCGACTGCCTGGCGGAGTTTCACCGTCCACCGTGGTTCCTCCACGTCACAGCTCCGAGTTCAGGATCTGACTGAGGAGTTCGAGGAACCGGCTGTTCACCTGCTGAAGACATACTTTACCAGAGACGAACCGCCTTGCAAGTGTATTG GTATAAATAACCATCCGAGAGCCCTCGCCGAGCTGGAGAAGCTGTGGCGGACGACCATCAAAGACAGGGTGTCGCTGGTCTGCCTGACAGATGATGATCAGCTTGTTGGCGTCAATGTGCTGACCGTGGCGAGTAAGGACGATAAGGAGGAGCCGTTTCAG ACTGACGACGAAGTTTGGGCACAGCTGTTCGGTGCGGTAGACCTGGTGACCAAGAGTGTAGATGTCTTCTCAAAATACGGAGTGGACAAGTATCTGACTGCTTATGGCCTGGTGGTAGACCCTAAATGGAGGGGATGCAAGATTGGGAAGGAGATTTTGGAAGCAAG GATCCCACTCTGCAAAGCCCTTGGCATCAAGGTGACTGCCACGGTATTCACGGCAGCAGCATCGCAGGCTGTGGCCAAGAAGGCTGGCTTCGAAGACCTCTTCGAGATATCTTATGAGGACCTGGCGAAGAAGGGCTTTGTGTTTCCAGGAGTAGAAAAAGAGACGAAGTCTTCCAAGCTAATGGCTTTGGTTATAGAGTAA